One genomic region from Rosa rugosa chromosome 1, drRosRugo1.1, whole genome shotgun sequence encodes:
- the LOC133726710 gene encoding lysine histidine transporter 1-like: MGIQAPTDYSSSAPSNMDEQPEKQAKIDEQLQRQKEIDDWLPITSSRNAKWWYSAFHNVTAMVGAGVLSLPFAMSNLGWGPGVVILILSWVITLFTLWQMVEMHEMVPGKRFDRYHELGQHAFGEKLGLWIVVPQQLICEVGVDIVYMVTGGKSLQKVHNIVRKDEKDSIKLSYFIMIFASAHFVLAHLPNFNSISGVSLAAAVMSLSYSTIAWTASIHKGVQADVDYGYLAHSTSGTVFNFFSALGDVAFAYAGHNVVLEIQATLPSTPETPSKKPMWRGVVIAYIVVALCYFPVALIGYYTFGNKVEDNILISLEKPEWLIIMANMFVVVHVIGSYQLYAMPVFDMIETVLVKKLKFRPTTTLRFISRNLYVAFTMFVGITFPFFGGLLGFFGGFAFSPTTYFLPCIMWLAIKKPQKFSLSWIVNWICITLGVMLMILSPIGGLRSIILQAKKYKFYN, encoded by the exons ATGGGAATTCAAGCTCCAACCGACTATAGTTCTTCTGCCCCAAGCAAT ATGGATGAGCAACCGGAGAAGCAAGCAAAGATAGATGAACAACTACAGAGGCAGAAGGAAATTGATGATTGGCTTCCAATTACTTCATCAAGGAATGCAAAATGGTGGTATTCAGCTTTCCACAATGTCACTGCCATGGTTGGAGCTGGTGTCCTCAGTCTTCCCTTTGCCATGTCTAATCTTGGATG GGGTCCTGGTGTAGTTATTCTGATATTATCATGGGTGATCACTTTATTCACATTATGGCAAATGGTTGAGATGCATGAAATGGTTCCGGGAAAGCGGTTTGATAGGTACCATGAACTGGGTCAACATGCCTTTGGTGAAAAGCTTGGTCTTTGGATTGTGGTGCCCCAACAGCTGATCTGCGAAGTTGGCGTGGACATTGTGTACATGGTCACTGGAGGAAAATCGCTGCAGAAGGTCCATAACATAGTTCGTAAAGACGAGAAAGACTCAATCAAACTCAGTTACTTCATCATGATATTTGCCTCTGCTCATTTTGTACTTGCTCATCTCCCCAACTTCAACTCCATATCTGGGGTGTCTTTGGCAGCAGCAGTCATGTCATTAAG TTACTCTACTATTGCATGGACGGCTTCAATCCATAAGGGTGTTCAGGCAGATGTAGATTATGGTTATTTAGCCCACAGCACATCAGGAACAGTCTTTAACTTCTTCAGTGCCTTGGGCGATGTTGCTTTTGCCTATGCAGGCCACAATGTGGTTCTGGAGATCCAAGCAACACTCCCTTCCACACCTGAAACCCCATCGAAGAAGCCTATGTGGAGGGGTGTTGTGATAGCCTACATAGTTGTGGCTTTGTGCTATTTTCCAGTGGCTCTCATTGGATACTACACCTTTGGCAACAAAGTTGAGGACAACATCTTAATATCATTGGAGAAACCTGAATGGCTCATCATAATGGCAAACATGTTTGTTGTTGTCCATGTTATTGGGAGTTATCAG CTATATGCAATGCCAGTGTTTGACATGATAGAAACTGTCCTGGTAAAGAAACTAAAGTTCAGGCCAACTACAACTCTTCGCTTCATTTCACGCAATTTATATGTTG CATTCACAATGTTCGTCGGTATTACTTTTCCCTTCTTTGGTGGACTTCTGGGATTCTTTGGCGGATTTGCCTTTTCCCCAACAACATACTTT CTCCCTTGCATCATGTGGCTTGCCATCAAGAAACCGCAAAAGTTTAGCTTATCTTGGATCGTTAACTGG ATTTGCATTACATTGGGAGTCATGCTCATGATCCTATCACCTATTGGAGGCTTAAGGAGTATCATACTTCAAGCCAAGAAGTACAAGTTCTACAATTGA
- the LOC133726712 gene encoding lysine histidine transporter 1-like codes for MGTQAPTDENSSIPSNMEEQSEKQSQIDEKLERQKQIDAWLPITSSRNANWWHSAFHNVNSMVGVGVLSLPYAMSNLGWGPGVVALVLSWVITLFTLWQMVEMHEMVPGKRFDRYHELGQHAFGEKLGLWIVVPQQLVCEVGVDIVYMVAGGKTLQKVHSIVRKGQNPIKLTYFIMIYASAQFVLAHLPNFGSIAGVSLTAAVMCLSYSTIAWTASVHKGVQADVEYGYTAHNASGTVFNFLTALGNVAFAYAGHNVVLEIQATVPSSPGKPSKKPMWRGVLIAYTVVALCYFPVALVGFYTFGNKVQDNILISLEKPAWLVITANMFVVIHIIGGYQLFAMPVFDMIETVLVKKLHFRPTRTLRFISRNVYVALTMFVGISFPFFGGLLGFFGGFAFSPTTYFLPCIIWLAIRKPRKFSLSWFINWICITLGVLLMILSPIGGLRHIILEAKDYHFYN; via the exons ATGGGAACTCAAGCTCCAACCGACGAAAATTCTTCCATTCCGAGCAAT ATGGAGGAGCAATCAGAGAAGCAATCACAGATAGATGAAAAGCTAGAGAGGCAGAAGCAAATTGATGCTTGGCTTCCAATCACTTCCTCAAGGAATGCAAACTGGTGGCACTCAGCTTTCCATAACGTCAACTCCATGGTTGGAGTTGGTGTCCTAAGTCTTCCTTATGCCATGTCGAATCTAGGATG GGGTCCTGGTGTAGTTGCTTTAGTACTATCATGGGTCATCACTTTATTCACATTATGGCAAATGGTTGAGATGCATGAAATGGTACCTGGAAAGCGATTCGATAGGTACCATGAACTGGGTCAACATGCCTTTGGTGAAAAGCTTGGTCTGTGGATTGTGGTGCCTCAACAGCTGGTCTGCGAAGTTGGTGTGGACATTGTGTATATGGTCGCAGGAGGAAAAACACTGCAGAAGGTGCATAGCATAGTTCGCAAAGGCCAGAACCCGATTAAACTCACCTACTTCATCATGATCTATGCCTCGGCTCAGTTTGTACTCGCACATCTCCCCAACTTTGGCTCCATTGCCGGCGTGTCCTTGACTGCAGCAGTCATGTGTTTAAG TTATTCTACTATTGCATGGACAGCTTCCGTACATAAGGGTGTTCAGGCAGATGTAGAATATGGGTATACAGCTCATAACGCATCGGGAACAGTTTTCAACTTCTTGACTGCCTTGGGAAACGTTGCGTTTGCCTATGCCGGCCATAATGTGGTTTTGGAGATCCAAGCAACAGTCCCTTCTTCACCTGGCAAGCCATCCAAGAAGCCTATGTGGAGAGGGGTGCTCATTGCCTATACAGTGGTCGCTTTGTGCTATTTCCCGGTTGCCCTCGTCGGATTTTATACTTTCGGCAATAAAGTCCAGGACAACATCCTAATCTCCTTGGAGAAACCTGCATGGCTAGTCATTACGGCCAACATGTTTGTAGTTATTCATATTATTGGAGGTTATCAG CTATTTGCAATGCCAGTATTCGACATGATAGAAACAGTCCTGGTAAAGAAACTGCATTTTAGGCCTACAAGAACTCTTCGCTTCATTTCGAGGAATGTATACGTTG CCCTCACAATGTTCGTGGGCATTAGTTTTCCCTTCTTTGGTGGACTTCTGGGATTCTTTGGAGGATTTGCTTTTTCGCCAACAACATACTTT CTCCCTTGCATTATCTGGCTAGCCATAAGGAAACCACGGAAGTTTAGCTTATCTTGGTTCATTAACTGG ATTTGCATTACACTAGGTGTCCTGCTCATGATCCTATCACCTATTGGAGGGTTAAGGCATATAATACTTGAAGCCAAGGACTACCATTTCTACAATTAA
- the LOC133726713 gene encoding TLC domain-containing protein At5g14285 gives MGTQQSPIVSSLPPLPILFSFFFTVYLIAYFLVFRSWSPKIRPEASSCLISLAHGTPAVFFSSFAILSDPTTGFAAPNTRLQNSVLDFSVAYFLMDLLHYLLFFPGDVLFIGHHLATLFVFLTCRYVASRGAFAVLTLLILAEVTSLCQNVWTLANARRRDVEFAAKVYDFLSPPFYVLYSIVRGFVGPYFVYRMCAFYASGAAEGLIPRWVWVSWIVVVMSAISVSIMWISNLWVELYRDRSGKLEKKVT, from the coding sequence ATGGGAACGCAGCAAAGCCCAATTGTTTCTTCCCTCCCACCCCTCCCAatcctcttctccttcttcttcaccgTCTACCTCATCGCCTACTTCCTCGTCTTCCGCTCCTGGAGCCCCAAGATCCGACCCGAAGCCTCCAGCTGCCTCATCTCCCTCGCCCACGGCACCCCCGccgtcttcttctcctccttcgcCATTCTCTCCGATCCCACCACCGGCTTCGCCGCCCCCAACACGCGCCTCCAGAACTCCGTCCTCGATTTCAGCGTCGCCTATTTCCTCATGGATCTTCTCCACTACCTCCTCTTCTTCCCCGGCGACGTCCTCTTCATCGGCCACCACCTCGCCACGCTCTTCGTCTTCCTCACCTGCCGCTACGTCGCCTCCCGCGGCGCCTTCGCCGTCCTCACGCTCCTCATCCTCGCCGAGGTCACCAGCCTCTGCCAGAACGTCTGGACGCTCGCCAACGCGCGCCGGAGGGACGTGGAGTTCGCCGCCAAGGTGTATGATTTTCTGTCTCCTCCGTTTTATGTCCTCTATTCGATTGTGAGGGGCTTTGTTGGCCCTTATTTCGTGTATAGAATGTGTGCTTTCTATGCTAGCGGCGCCGCCGAGGGCTTGATTCCCCGGTGGGTTTGGGTTTCGTGGATTGTGGTGGTAATGTCTGCTATTTCTGTTAGCATTATGTGGATTTCAAATCTTTGGGTGGAGTTGTATAGAGATAGGAGTGGCAAGTTGGAAAAGAAAGTTACATAG
- the LOC133726709 gene encoding transcription factor GTE8-like — protein MTKTKRNRYAGGGGYSGGVFDPAGGYECSGSSGRIDTEVTVSEGSSAPKRKCISLNSNNRDSFRVPTQVLPLSRMLSSERKDLMNRLRTELEQIQVLKKRVETHRSNGVAVSSSSDILSCSNGPNGLHVENLQKSSALSSGQRKKEYPVAKKVHELNPGNSGRFKSVSQASKPSTASVMLMNQCEKVLRRVMTQKCAHPFNKPVDIVELKIPDYFTIIKHPMDLGTIKKKLTSGSYSSPLEFAADVRLTFTNAMTYNPPDNNVHIWADDLSKYFELWWKPIEKKLPKADPPAKSAPHEDMETAKPILPSRKRTITSTQPEVKSEPAKRVMSMEEKHTLTRDLESLPPEEIPSNIIDFLREHSSNGKENPEDEIMIDIYALSDDTLFALRKLLDEYVQEKEKNHVRAEPCSMELLNDSGLSNSSMQPCEGNDLAEEDVDIGGNEPPVTSYPPVEIEKDTGHRSSKNISPSSSNESDSSSSESESDDDSKASSPVLQPFSSETQADEKTTVGNPLEGTQSDSGLDQVEQTSQPKPSSVESDSRQDGDSAPTERPVSPDKQHRAALLKHRFADTILRAQEKTFIQGDKGDPEKLRRQREELELQQKKEKARLQAEAKAAEEARRKKEAEAVAEAKRKRELEREAARQALLQMEKTVEINDSRFLQDLEMQMLTAPMEQLPISVDETSPDHSEDGLGGFNFRGSNPLEQLGLYMKKDQDDEEEEADLVVPNPVDDIEEGEID, from the exons ATGACAAAGACGAAGAGGAACAGGTACGCTGGAGGGGGAGGGTATAGCGGTGGTGTTTTTGACCCGGCGGGTGGATATGAGTGCTCGGGTAGCTCAGGAAGAATCGACACAGAAGTAACAGTCTCAGAGGGGTCGAGTGCTCCGAAAAGGAAGTGTATTAGTTTGAATTCTAATAATCGCGACAGTTTCAGAGTGCCCACGCAAGTTCTCCCCTTGTCAAGGATGTTGTCGTCAGAAAGGAAGGATTTGATGAACAGGTTGAGGACGGAGCTTGAACAGATTCAGGTACTTAAGAAGAGAGTTGAAACACATAGAAGCAATGGTGTTGCAGTGTCGTCTTCTAGTGATATCCTCAGCTGTAGCAATGGACCAAATGGGCTGCATGTGGAAAATTTGCAAAAGTCATCAGCTTTGTCTTCTGGACAGAGGAAAAAAGAGTATCCTGTGGCTAAGAAAGTGCATGAGTTGAATCCCGGCAATTCTGGTAGGTTCAAGTCGGTCAGTCAGGCTTCAAAACCTAGCACCGCAAGTGTAATGTTGATGAACCAATGTGAGAAGGTATTGCGACGGGTAATGACCCAAAAATGTGCACATCCATTTAATAAACCTGTTGATATagtggagttaaagattccagaTTACTTTACTATTATCAAGCATCCAATGGATTTGGGTACAATAAAGAAAAAGCTAACTTCAGGATCTTATTCAAGCCCGTTGGAGTTTGCTGCTGATGTCAGGCTTACTTTTACCAATGCTATGACCTACAATCCACCAGACAATAATGTACATATATGGGCTGATGATCTTAGTAAATATTTTGAACTCTGGTGGAAACCCATTGAGAAGAAACTTCCAAAGGCGGATCCACCAGCTAAATCTGCTCCTCATGAAGACATGGAAACTGCCAAGCCAATCCTCCCCTCAAGAAAGAGGACAATCACTTCAACGCAACCCGAAGTAAAGTCTGAGCCTGCTAAGCGGGTAATGTCAATGGAGGAGAAGCACACTCTGACAAGAGATTTGGAGTCTTTGCCACCAGAAGAAATTCCTTCAAACATCATTGATTTCTTGAGAGAACATAGTTCAAATGGAAAGGAGAATCCAGAAGATGAGATTATGATTGACATCTATGCCCTCAGTGATGATACCTTGTTTGCACTTCGGAAACTCTTAGATGAGTATGtacaagagaaagaaaagaatcaTGTGAGGGCAGAGCCTTGTTCAATGGAG CTTTTGAATGATTCAGGGTTGAGCAATTCATCCATGCAGCCATGTGAAG GGAATGACCTCGCTGAGGAGGATGTTGATATTGGTGGAAATGAGCCCCCTGTCACAAGCTATCCTCCTGTTGAGATAGAAAAGGATACAGGCCATAGAAGCAGTAAAAACATAAGCCCAAGCAGCTCCAatg AGTCAGATTCAAGCAGTTCCGAGAGTGAGAGTGATGATGATTCTAAGGCCTCAAGTCCA GTACTACAACCCTTCAGTTCTGAAACTCAAGCAGATGAAAAGACAACAGTTGGAAATCCCCTTGAAGGAACTC AGTCTGACAGTGGGTTGGATCAAGTTGAACAAACTTCCCAGCCAAAGCCAAGTTCAGTTGAATCAGATAGCCGTCAGGATG gggaCAGTGCTCCCACAGAGAGGCCAGTCTCCCCTGATAAGCAGCATAGAGCCGCTCTGTTGAAGCATCGTTTTGCTGATACCATTTTGAGAGCTCAAGAGAAAACCTTTATTCAG GGTGACAAAGGGGATCCTGAGAAATTGCGACGGCAGAGGGAGGAACTTGAACTGCAACAGAAGAAAG AAAAGGCCCGGTTGCAAGCAGAAGCCAAAGCTGCCGAGGAggctagaagaaaaaaagaagcagAAGCTGTAGCCGAGGCTAAACGGAAGAGGGAGCTTGAGAGAGAAGCAGCAAGGCAGGCTTTGCTGCAG ATGGAGAAGACTGTTGAAATCAATGACTCTCGGTTCCTTCAAGATCTGGAAATGCAAATGCTTACAGCTCCCATGGAGCAGTTACCAATTTCAGTAGATGAAACAAGCCCAGATCATTCAGAGGATGGTTTAGGTGGTTTCAACTTCCGGGGCAGTAACCCCTTGGAACAACTTGGCTTGTACATGAAAAAGGATCAggatgatgaggaagaagaagctgaTCTTGTCGTTCCAAATCCTGTAGATGATATAGAGGAGGGAGAGATTGATTAA
- the LOC133707229 gene encoding thymidylate kinase, which produces MSHASYLTVCKALNFGARPLRRSSNFSFKLPQKVFVRRIQMADNSHNCSLRGKEDSRGALVVLEGLDRCGKTTQSTRLVKHLESLGYSTELWRYPDRTTSVGQMISSYLSNKSQLDDRTIHLLFSANRWEKRSLMETKLKSGTTLVVDRYSYSGVAFSSAKGLDMEWCKAPEIGLLAPDVVLYLDIPPEKAAERGGYGGERYEQLEFQKKVGQRYKDLCSANWKVIDACSTMEEVEKQLQEIVLGCVKTCQEGKPLSCLWSC; this is translated from the exons ATGAGCCATGCTTCTTATCTCACAGTTTGCAAGGCTTT GAATTTTGGAGCAAGACCGCTGCGAAGATCATCgaatttttcttttaagttGCCCCAAAAGGTTTTTGTTAGGCGGATTCAAATGGCAGACAATAGTCACAACTGTAGCCTAAGAGGCAAGGAGGATTCAAGAGGTGCATTGGTTGTTTTGGAAGGCTTGGATCGTTGTGGGAAGACTACACAGTCTACTAGACTAGTAAAACACTTAGAAAGTTTAGGGTATTCAACGGAATTATGGAGGTATCCTGACAGGACTACAAGTGTTGGGCAAATGATATCTTCTTATCTTTCGAACAAATCGCAACTGGATGATCGTACTATCCATCTTCTCTTCAGTGCCAACCGGTGGGAGAAGAG ATCATTGATGGAAACTAAATTGAAAAGTGGAACCACTCTTGTCGTTGACCGGTATTCTTATTCTGGGGTGGCTTTCTCATCTGCCAAAGGACTGGACATGGAATGGTGTAAG GCTCCTGAGATTGGGTTGTTGGCTCCAGATGTTGTTCTGTACCTTGACATACCACCTGAG AAAGCTGCAGAAAGAGGGGGCTATGGAGGTGAGAGATATGAGCAGCTTGAATTTCAGAAGAAAGTTGGCCAAAGATATAAGGACCTCTGCAGTGCCAATTGGAAG GTCATAGATGCTTGTTCAACCATGGAGGAAGTTGAGAAACAGTTGCAAGAGATAGTATTGGGTTGTGTAAAGACATGCCAAGAAGGAAAACCTCTCTCATGCCTCTGGTCTTGTTAA